From Halosolutus amylolyticus, a single genomic window includes:
- a CDS encoding rubrerythrin family protein, protein MDAADFQRTVEEATTTELERLGSSKLLVALTDADLTEERVLRTAADSERAAIETFEAWAADEAHADARDAFAAFRDAERDHYDRVVALLDGSHDAADADAGGMHDRLRSFETTAPRLGGVVGRSLVGERTHLQVVSFFVNEGDERRADEFRELRAETSAQGDRAASVLETVCEEREDDAWDRASEAAADVVDDAYEAYADSLDDLGIDPKPIC, encoded by the coding sequence ATGGACGCCGCCGACTTCCAGCGTACGGTCGAGGAGGCGACGACGACCGAACTCGAACGGCTCGGATCGTCGAAACTGCTCGTCGCGCTCACCGATGCGGACCTGACGGAAGAAAGGGTGCTTCGAACTGCTGCCGACAGCGAACGCGCCGCGATAGAGACCTTCGAAGCCTGGGCCGCCGACGAGGCACACGCCGACGCGCGCGACGCGTTCGCCGCGTTTCGCGACGCGGAACGCGACCACTACGATCGGGTCGTGGCCCTGCTCGACGGTTCGCACGACGCCGCCGACGCGGACGCTGGCGGGATGCACGACCGCCTTCGATCGTTCGAGACGACCGCACCACGTCTCGGCGGCGTCGTCGGCCGATCGCTGGTCGGCGAGCGGACGCACCTGCAGGTCGTGAGCTTCTTCGTCAACGAAGGCGACGAGCGACGCGCCGACGAGTTCCGGGAGTTGCGAGCCGAGACGTCGGCCCAGGGCGATCGGGCGGCGTCGGTGCTTGAAACCGTCTGCGAGGAGCGCGAAGACGACGCGTGGGATCGCGCGAGCGAGGCCGCAGCGGACGTCGTCGACGACGCCTACGAGGCGTACGCGGACTCGCTCGACGACCTCGGCATCGATCCGAAGCCGATCTGTTGA
- the ftsZ gene encoding cell division protein FtsZ — protein MDSIIDDAIDEAEGESGETPGGVPQDGHESSEGASDGTRDTGTMTDDELKDVLQDLQTDITVVGCGGAGGNTINRMHEEGIHGAKLVAANTDVQHLVEIEADTKILMGEDKTGGRGAGSLPQVGEEAALESQQDIYDAIDGSDMVFVTAGLGGGTGTGSAPVVAKAAREAGALTISIVTTPFTAEGEVRRTNAEAGLERLRDVSDTVIVVPNDRLLDSVGKLPVRQAFKVSDEVLMRSVKGITELITKPGLVNLDFADVRTVMERGGVAMIGLGEADSEAKAEDSVKTALRSPLLDVDISGASSALVNVTGGNDMAIEEAEGVVEEIYDRIDPDARIIWGTSIDETLEGSMRTMIVVTGVESPQIYGRPDGEAVQPEPQGDDIDFVD, from the coding sequence ATGGACTCCATCATCGACGACGCCATCGACGAGGCCGAAGGGGAGTCGGGGGAGACTCCCGGCGGCGTGCCACAGGATGGCCACGAATCCTCCGAGGGGGCGTCAGACGGTACCCGAGACACGGGGACGATGACCGACGACGAACTGAAAGACGTTCTCCAGGACCTCCAGACCGACATCACCGTCGTCGGCTGTGGCGGTGCCGGCGGGAACACCATCAACCGCATGCACGAGGAGGGGATCCACGGCGCGAAACTCGTCGCCGCCAACACCGACGTCCAGCACCTCGTGGAGATCGAGGCCGACACCAAGATCCTCATGGGCGAGGACAAGACCGGCGGCCGCGGCGCCGGGTCGCTCCCCCAGGTCGGCGAGGAGGCCGCCCTCGAGAGCCAGCAGGACATCTACGACGCGATCGACGGCTCGGACATGGTGTTCGTCACCGCCGGCCTCGGCGGCGGCACCGGGACCGGCTCTGCGCCCGTGGTCGCCAAGGCGGCCCGCGAAGCCGGCGCGCTGACGATCTCGATCGTCACGACGCCGTTCACCGCCGAAGGTGAGGTCCGCCGGACGAACGCCGAAGCCGGTCTCGAGCGCCTGCGCGACGTCTCCGACACCGTGATCGTCGTCCCCAACGATCGCCTGCTCGACTCGGTCGGCAAACTCCCCGTCCGGCAGGCGTTCAAGGTCAGCGACGAGGTGCTGATGCGCTCGGTCAAGGGCATCACGGAACTGATCACGAAACCCGGCCTCGTCAACCTCGACTTCGCCGACGTCCGGACCGTCATGGAGCGCGGCGGCGTCGCGATGATCGGTCTCGGCGAGGCAGACTCCGAGGCCAAGGCCGAGGACTCCGTCAAGACCGCCCTGCGATCGCCCCTCCTGGACGTCGACATCTCCGGGGCGAGTTCCGCGCTGGTCAACGTCACCGGCGGCAACGACATGGCCATCGAGGAGGCCGAGGGCGTCGTCGAAGAGATCTACGACCGGATCGACCCCGACGCGCGGATTATCTGGGGGACCTCGATCGACGAGACGCTCGAGGGCAGTATGCGGACGATGATCGTCGTCACGGGCGTCGAATCGCCCCAGATCTACGGCCGCCCGGACGGCGAGGCCGTCCAGCCGGAACCGCAGGGCGACGACATCGACTTCGTCGACTGA